The proteins below are encoded in one region of Streptomyces ficellus:
- a CDS encoding Lrp/AsnC family transcriptional regulator, whose translation MRLNDLDERIVHALAEDARRSYADIGSLVGLSAPAVKRRVDRLRADGAITGFTVRVDPAALGWETEGFIEIYARGNTSPETIQRGLERYPEVAAASTVTGDADAIVQVFASDMRHFERVLERIAGEPFVERTKSVLVLSPLLRRFSSGSPA comes from the coding sequence GTGCGACTGAACGATCTCGACGAACGCATCGTCCACGCCCTCGCCGAGGACGCCCGCCGCTCCTACGCCGACATCGGCTCGCTCGTCGGCCTGTCCGCGCCCGCCGTCAAGCGGCGCGTGGACCGGCTGCGGGCCGACGGCGCCATCACCGGGTTCACCGTCAGGGTCGACCCGGCGGCGCTCGGCTGGGAGACCGAGGGCTTCATCGAGATCTACGCACGCGGCAACACCTCGCCCGAGACCATCCAGCGCGGTCTCGAGCGCTACCCGGAGGTCGCGGCCGCGTCCACCGTCACCGGTGACGCGGACGCGATCGTCCAGGTCTTCGCCTCCGACATGCGCCACTTCGAGCGCGTGCTGGAGCGGATCGCGGGCGAGCCGTTCGTGGAGCGCACCAAGTCGGTGCTGGTGCTCTCGCCGCTGCTGCGGCGCTTCTCGTCCGGCTCGCCGGCCTAG